The DNA segment GAACCGCTTGATTTTCCTGGATTCCCGTTTTCACGGGAATGACAACAACACAATTTATACACAGGCACTAATTAATCAAATTTTCCTTGCATTGGCAAGCTTCGACCTTTGGCCGGAGAGCTTGACTTAGCCATCCTAAAACGGTACGATGGATTTTTTGCGACGCCGTTTTCTATAGAAAGAACCAATATTTTGTTACAATAACGATTATGTTGATTGACCGATACATTTTAAAAGAGCTTGTTCTGTCATTTCTTATATCCGTAATCGGTCTTAATCTGCTCCTGATGATGGAGAAGGTACTGAAACTGAGCAGGGTGATGGCAGGTATCGGTGCATCTTTCACAGATATATCCGGGGTAATTCTGTTGCTGCAGCCACAACTCCTGATGCTCACCATTCCCATGGCATTTCTTCTGAGCATACTTCTCACCTTCGGAAGGCTCAGCTTTGATAACGAACTGATCGTTCTCAGGACATCGGGGCTCTCCTTCAAAAGGATAAGCAGGCCCGTTGCTTCCCTCTCCGTAATACTCTTTATTGCATCAATCATTACAAGTACATACCTGATGCCATGGGCATTAAAGCGACTCCGCACCGATGTAAATACGATGTTAAGGGAGAAGGCGCCGCTGTCGATAGAGCCCGGAATATTCTTTACTGCATTCAGGAATATCGTATTGCTCATTAATAACAAAGACGCTCCCGGAAAATTCGAAGGTGTATTCATCTATGACGGGAGGGACAGTTCCGCTGAAAGTGTTATTGTTGCCCGGGAAGGTGAGATCTCCATAGGAAAAAAGGGGATAGGCCTCGAGCTTAAAGACGGCACCATACATAATGCAGGCAAAAAGGAGAGTACGGAGATACATTTTTCTTCCTATAACTTCAATATCCTTATAAGCTCGGACCTGATAGGCAGGAAAAAGGGCGAGATGACCCCCTTTGAACTCTACAGTGCTGCAAAAAAGGAAAAGGGGAACCCTGCCGGGTATTACATCGAGCTTGACAGGAGATTCAGCTATCCCGCACTGATATTCGCTATTGCCCTTCTTGCCCCTGCTCTCTCATTGCTTGCCGGAAGGACGGGAAGAACAGGGGGCTTTGTGGTCGGGATGAGCATCTTTGCCCTTTATTATATAGCAATGGTCTACGTTGAAAACCTCGTAAAGACAAACAGGGTAAATCACCTCATCTGCTGGCTG comes from the bacterium BMS3Abin08 genome and includes:
- a CDS encoding putative permease YjgP/YjgQ family protein, whose translation is MLIDRYILKELVLSFLISVIGLNLLLMMEKVLKLSRVMAGIGASFTDISGVILLLQPQLLMLTIPMAFLLSILLTFGRLSFDNELIVLRTSGLSFKRISRPVASLSVILFIASIITSTYLMPWALKRLRTDVNTMLREKAPLSIEPGIFFTAFRNIVLLINNKDAPGKFEGVFIYDGRDSSAESVIVAREGEISIGKKGIGLELKDGTIHNAGKKESTEIHFSSYNFNILISSDLIGRKKGEMTPFELYSAAKKEKGNPAGYYIELDRRFSYPALIFAIALLAPALSLLAGRTGRTGGFVVGMSIFALYYIAMVYVENLVKTNRVNHLICWLPFAVLTTISLILYRRTD